CGAAGCCGTCGGAGAACAGCGGCTCGCCGCCGCCCTCGAAGATGCAGACGCCGATCGCCTGCGGGACGTAGTTGGTCAGGATGTTCTCGATCACCCGGTCGTGGAACTCCATCAGGTTGTCGCCGCAGCCGGCGATGTGGCAGTAGCTCATCACCGTCCCGGGCCCGCCCGGGCACGAGATCGGGCCCTGGTAGCAGCCGGCCTCGCCCGAGTAGCACTCGTCGATCGGCGGCTCGTAGCAGTGGGTGTGTCGGGACCCGAAGTTGTGGCCGAGCTCGTGGCCAACGATGAAGGCGTCGCCGGCGAGGTAGTCGATCTTGAACACCTTGTTGAAGCTGTAGCCGTAGGAGTGCGAGCACAGCCCGCCGAGCCAGGCGATGCCGGAGGCCGAGTAATCGGACGGCGACTTGCCCGAGAGCATCGCCGCCAGGGCGCGGTCGACGTTGCCGTAGTGGGCGCTCCAGTACGAGGAGAACTCGCTCAGCTCGGCGGCCGACGCCGCTCCGCCGCTGTTCTGGTTGTAGGGGTCCGATCCGACTCGCAGGATGGTGTCGCCCTGGAGGAGCGTCACGTCGAGGTCGCGCTCGTACATCACGTTCATCGCCGCCACCAGGTCGGCGATGTAGTCGAGCGCGGCGGCCTGGTTGTTGCCGAACTTGAGCTGCATGAGCTCGGTGTCGGTGTCGAACGCGATGACGGCCTCGAGGCCGGCGGAGGACACCGCCTCCGCCGGCGCCCGGTCCCCGGGCGGCAACGGCTCGAGTGGGGCCTCGAGCGTCGCGTCCCCGGCGGAGCAGGTCCACGGCTGCACCGTCCAGCCCTCGGCGGCCAGGCGCTCGGCCGCGGACACGACCAGCAGATCGGCGCCGGCTGGGATCAGGTCGTAGACCGTGCCGTCGGCGATCACGAACCCGCGCAGGCTGCGGGTGGCCGGATCGAGCGAGAGCAGGATCCGGCCCTCCCCGCCGGCGAGCTCGCCCCACAGGTGGATGCGGGACGAAGCGGCCAGGGGCGTGACCCCGGCCGGGCTCACCAGGAGCCGGAGCGCCATGAGGTCGACGATCTGGTGGCGGGCGACGATGACCGGACGGCGCTGTCCGGGGGCGACCGGCCACGCCTCGATGGTCACCTGCGCGCCCGGGGCTGCCGCCGCGAGCCGGTCGAGCACCGTGGCCGGGACGACGACGCGCTCCCGAAGGACGCCGCCGGGCGAGACCTCGAGGCGGCCGGGGATCGCCTCTGC
The Thermoanaerobaculales bacterium genome window above contains:
- a CDS encoding M12 family metallo-peptidase produces the protein MSSRCRTATAVWLVLLSALSGASAAAGITIAEAIPGRLEVSPGGVLRERVVVPATVLDRLAAAAPGAQVTIEAWPVAPGQRRPVIVARHQIVDLMALRLLVSPAGVTPLAASSRIHLWGELAGGEGRILLSLDPATRSLRGFVIADGTVYDLIPAGADLLVVSAAERLAAEGWTVQPWTCSAGDATLEAPLEPLPPGDRAPAEAVSSAGLEAVIAFDTDTELMQLKFGNNQAAALDYIADLVAAMNVMYERDLDVTLLQGDTILRVGSDPYNQNSGGAASAAELSEFSSYWSAHYGNVDRALAAMLSGKSPSDYSASGIAWLGGLCSHSYGYSFNKVFKIDYLAGDAFIVGHELGHNFGSRHTHCYEPPIDECYSGEAGCYQGPISCPGGPGTVMSYCHIAGCGDNLMEFHDRVIENILTNYVPQAIGVCIFEGGGEPLFSDGFESGTTTAWSVTSP